Proteins encoded in a region of the Ralstonia pseudosolanacearum genome:
- a CDS encoding D-amino acid dehydrogenase — MRVLVLGSGVIGVTSAYYLARAGHEVTVVDREAGPALDTSFANAGQISPGYASPWAAPGVPLKAIKWMFQQHAPLSIRPDGTLFQLQWIWQMLRNCNAASYAENKERMVRLAEYSRDCIRALRAETGIAYEGRQQGTLQVFRTQQQLDGAANDIAVLERAGVPYELLSRDDLVRSEPGLASTRHKLAGGLRLPNDETGDCQLFTTHLAAMAEKLGVRFRFNSRINSLIVQNDAVRGALVDGDAMTADLVVVAMGSYSTPFLKNLVGVPVYPLKGFSITVPMADAERSPVSTVLDETYKVAITRFDDRIRVGGMAQIVGYDKRLDPGKRKTLEFVVNDLFPGGGDVSRATFWTGLRPMTPDGTPIVGPTPVRGLWINTGHGTLGWTMACGSGQLLSDLVSGRSPAIRADDLSVYRYLRGGQAPATKPALA, encoded by the coding sequence ATGCGCGTGCTCGTTCTTGGCAGCGGCGTCATCGGCGTGACCAGCGCCTATTACCTGGCCCGCGCGGGCCACGAGGTCACGGTCGTCGACCGCGAGGCCGGTCCCGCGCTCGACACGAGCTTCGCCAATGCCGGTCAGATCTCGCCGGGCTATGCCTCGCCGTGGGCCGCGCCGGGCGTGCCGCTCAAGGCCATCAAGTGGATGTTCCAGCAGCACGCGCCGCTGTCCATCCGCCCTGACGGCACCCTCTTCCAGCTGCAATGGATATGGCAGATGCTGCGCAACTGCAATGCCGCCAGCTATGCCGAGAACAAGGAACGGATGGTCCGCCTGGCCGAGTACAGCCGCGACTGCATCCGCGCCCTGCGCGCCGAGACCGGCATCGCCTATGAAGGCCGCCAGCAAGGCACGCTGCAGGTTTTCCGCACCCAGCAGCAGCTCGATGGCGCCGCGAACGACATCGCGGTGCTCGAGCGCGCCGGCGTGCCCTACGAACTGCTATCGCGCGACGACCTCGTGCGCAGTGAACCGGGCCTGGCCTCCACCCGCCACAAGCTGGCCGGCGGCCTGCGCCTGCCCAACGACGAGACGGGCGACTGCCAGCTCTTCACCACGCACCTGGCCGCGATGGCCGAGAAGCTGGGCGTGCGCTTCCGTTTCAACAGCCGCATCAACAGCCTGATCGTGCAGAACGATGCCGTGCGCGGCGCGCTGGTCGACGGCGACGCAATGACCGCCGACCTGGTGGTGGTCGCGATGGGCAGCTACAGCACGCCGTTCCTGAAGAACCTGGTGGGGGTGCCGGTCTATCCGCTCAAAGGCTTCTCGATCACCGTGCCGATGGCGGATGCCGAACGCAGCCCGGTCTCCACGGTGCTGGATGAGACCTACAAGGTGGCGATCACGCGCTTCGACGACCGCATCCGCGTGGGCGGCATGGCGCAGATCGTCGGCTACGACAAGCGTCTGGATCCGGGCAAGCGCAAGACGCTGGAGTTCGTGGTGAACGACCTGTTCCCCGGCGGCGGCGACGTCTCGCGCGCCACGTTCTGGACCGGCCTGCGCCCGATGACGCCGGACGGCACGCCGATCGTCGGGCCGACGCCGGTGCGCGGCCTGTGGATCAACACCGGGCACGGCACGCTGGGCTGGACCATGGCGTGCGGCTCGGGCCAACTGCTGTCGGATCTCGTTTCGGGCCGCTCGCCCGCCATTCGCGCGGACGACCTGTCGGTCTATCGCTACCTGCGCGGCGGCCAGGCACCGGCGACCAAACCTGCGCTGGCCTGA
- a CDS encoding PQQ-dependent sugar dehydrogenase, which produces MLAAWLGCALPAAARLPIETLRVPPGFRVELLTEAMPSAREMALSPAGILYVGSRTGQVYALPLQAPGATVRVVASGLEQPVGVAWRDGRLYVSAVSRVVRLDRIDSRLDDPPVPVVVSDRFPTETHHGWKFIAFGPDGKLYVPVGAPCNVCHRDEDRYANLMRMNADGSGLEVVARGIRNTVGFDWHPVTHELWFTDNGADMMGDDVPDDELNRITAPGQHFGYPFCHAGDVPDPEFGAGHPCSRYVPPVGKLGAHVAALGMRFYTGSSFPQAYRHNLFIAEHGSWNRSSKVGYRVVRVALDAEGKVVRQEPFVEGWLRGERAWGRPVDVLVAPDGSLLVSDDYAGAVYRVRYTGK; this is translated from the coding sequence GTGCTGGCGGCGTGGCTTGGATGCGCGCTGCCCGCTGCTGCCAGGCTCCCCATCGAAACGCTGCGCGTGCCGCCCGGCTTCCGGGTCGAGCTGCTCACCGAGGCGATGCCGTCGGCACGCGAGATGGCGCTGTCGCCGGCCGGCATCCTGTACGTCGGCAGCCGTACGGGCCAAGTCTACGCGCTGCCGCTGCAGGCGCCCGGCGCTACCGTGCGGGTGGTCGCCTCGGGACTGGAGCAGCCGGTGGGCGTCGCCTGGCGCGACGGGAGGCTGTATGTCTCCGCCGTATCGCGGGTGGTGCGGCTGGACCGCATCGACAGCCGGCTCGACGATCCGCCCGTCCCCGTGGTCGTCAGCGACCGCTTCCCGACCGAAACCCACCACGGCTGGAAATTCATCGCCTTCGGGCCGGACGGCAAGCTGTATGTGCCGGTCGGGGCACCCTGCAACGTCTGCCACCGCGACGAAGACCGCTACGCCAACCTGATGCGCATGAATGCCGACGGCAGCGGCCTGGAGGTGGTGGCGCGCGGCATCCGCAACACTGTCGGCTTCGACTGGCACCCGGTCACGCACGAACTCTGGTTCACCGACAACGGCGCCGACATGATGGGCGACGACGTGCCCGACGATGAGCTCAACCGCATTACCGCGCCCGGCCAGCATTTCGGGTATCCGTTCTGCCATGCCGGCGACGTGCCGGACCCGGAATTCGGCGCGGGACATCCGTGCAGCCGATATGTGCCGCCGGTGGGCAAGCTCGGCGCGCATGTGGCGGCCCTCGGCATGCGCTTCTATACCGGCAGCAGCTTTCCCCAGGCGTACCGCCACAACCTCTTCATCGCCGAGCATGGCTCCTGGAACCGCTCATCCAAGGTCGGCTACCGGGTCGTGCGCGTGGCACTCGATGCCGAGGGCAAGGTGGTACGGCAAGAGCCGTTCGTCGAGGGCTGGCTGCGGGGTGAACGGGCGTGGGGACGGCCTGTCGATGTGCTGGTCGCGCCGGACGGCAGCCTGCTCGTCAGCGACGACTATGCGGGCGCGGTGTATCGCGTCCGCTACACCGGAAAATGA
- the rimM gene encoding ribosome maturation factor RimM (Essential for efficient processing of 16S rRNA) has product MRPGAGVNPSLPGDLVEVGYVGGAYGVRGWIKVQPHGDAEALLHAGTWWLKPAAGAPAVSSDWRVLPIGTSREHSGSVVAGSPAVPDRNVAEALRSCTVWVRRADFPTPADDEFYWVDLIGSTVVNEQQETLGTVAGLIDNGAHQILRIVDESGTERLVPFVEVYVKSVDVAGKRIVVDWGLDY; this is encoded by the coding sequence ATGCGTCCGGGAGCCGGCGTGAACCCGTCGCTGCCCGGCGATCTGGTCGAGGTGGGCTACGTGGGCGGTGCCTATGGCGTTCGCGGCTGGATCAAGGTGCAGCCGCACGGCGATGCCGAGGCGCTGCTGCACGCGGGCACCTGGTGGCTGAAACCGGCTGCCGGTGCGCCTGCCGTTTCGTCCGACTGGCGGGTGCTTCCCATTGGGACCTCGCGGGAACACAGCGGTTCGGTGGTGGCAGGGTCACCCGCCGTGCCGGATCGCAATGTCGCCGAGGCGCTGCGCAGCTGTACCGTGTGGGTCCGCCGTGCCGATTTTCCCACGCCGGCCGACGACGAGTTCTACTGGGTCGACCTGATCGGCTCGACGGTCGTCAATGAGCAGCAGGAAACGCTCGGCACGGTCGCCGGGCTGATCGACAACGGCGCGCACCAGATCCTGCGCATCGTGGACGAAAGCGGTACCGAGCGGCTCGTGCCGTTCGTCGAGGTGTATGTGAAGTCGGTGGATGTGGCAGGCAAGCGCATCGTCGTCGACTGGGGTCTGGATTACTGA
- a CDS encoding CoA pyrophosphatase codes for MRRPAFDPEQLPVLPPAATLPALGPVRLTPAFVRERLHAPPPWAPEHTDESRLIDASLKLREAAVLVPLVQRSAGLTVLLTQRNATLSQHAGQISFPGGGRESSDRDAVDTALRETVEEVGIGAEHVEVVGRLPDYITGSGFHVSPVVGLLTPGFIARPDPSEVAEVFEVPLAFLMDPANHEVRELRWDDRVRCFYAMPYRRPGGGYYFIWGATAGMLRNLYHLLAA; via the coding sequence ATGCGCCGTCCCGCATTCGATCCTGAGCAGTTGCCCGTGTTGCCGCCCGCGGCAACGCTGCCTGCGCTCGGGCCGGTGCGGCTGACGCCGGCATTCGTGCGCGAACGCCTGCATGCCCCGCCACCCTGGGCGCCCGAGCATACCGACGAATCCCGCCTGATCGACGCCTCGCTCAAGCTGCGCGAGGCGGCCGTGCTGGTGCCGCTGGTGCAGCGCAGCGCCGGATTGACCGTGCTGCTGACGCAGCGCAATGCCACCCTCAGCCAGCATGCCGGGCAGATCAGCTTTCCTGGCGGCGGGCGGGAATCCTCCGATCGCGATGCGGTGGATACGGCACTGCGCGAGACGGTGGAGGAGGTCGGCATCGGCGCCGAGCATGTGGAAGTGGTCGGGCGCCTGCCGGACTACATCACGGGCAGCGGCTTTCATGTGAGCCCGGTCGTGGGCCTGCTGACGCCCGGCTTCATTGCCCGGCCGGACCCGAGCGAAGTCGCAGAGGTCTTCGAGGTGCCGCTGGCCTTTCTGATGGACCCGGCCAACCACGAAGTGCGCGAGCTGCGCTGGGATGACCGCGTGCGCTGCTTCTATGCCATGCCGTACCGTCGCCCCGGCGGCGGCTACTACTTCATCTGGGGCGCGACCGCCGGGATGCTGCGCAACCTCTATCATTTGCTGGCGGCGTAG
- a CDS encoding PA0069 family radical SAM protein: protein MSDASDRHVPRKGRGATSNLQGRFERDERTRVDDGWQPLVGQQDPDAPPRLQTTVSIERARSILSRNQSPDIPFGVSLNPYRGCEHGCIYCFARPTHAYLELSPGLDFETRLFAKTNAAELLRETLAKPGYRCEPIALGVNTDAYQPIERELRVTRDVLQVLHDCDHPVGLITKSTLIERDIDLLAPMAAKHLAVAAVTVTTLDAELARKLEPRAATPSRRLRTIRTLAEAGIPVGVSVAPVIPFITDDHMEQILEAAREAGAMFASYIVLRLPHELDAVFQDWLAAHFPDRAQRVMNRIRDLHGGQDYNPDFGTRMRGTGIWADLLRQRFYKAADRLGFSYHRYDKLRLDTAQFKPPARPARARPVDARQGSLF, encoded by the coding sequence GTGTCCGATGCATCCGATCGCCATGTCCCGCGCAAGGGGCGTGGCGCCACCTCCAATCTGCAAGGCCGCTTCGAGCGCGACGAACGCACCCGCGTCGATGACGGCTGGCAGCCGCTCGTCGGGCAGCAGGATCCGGATGCGCCGCCGCGATTGCAGACCACCGTCTCCATCGAGCGGGCGCGCTCGATCCTGAGCCGCAACCAGTCTCCGGATATCCCGTTCGGCGTGTCGCTCAACCCGTACCGGGGCTGCGAGCACGGCTGCATCTACTGCTTCGCGCGCCCGACGCATGCGTATCTGGAACTGTCGCCGGGACTGGATTTCGAAACCCGGCTGTTCGCCAAGACCAACGCCGCCGAGCTGCTGCGCGAGACGCTGGCCAAGCCGGGCTACCGCTGCGAGCCGATCGCGCTGGGCGTCAACACCGATGCCTACCAGCCGATCGAGCGCGAACTGCGCGTCACGCGCGACGTGCTGCAGGTGCTGCACGATTGCGATCACCCGGTCGGGCTGATCACCAAGTCGACCTTGATCGAACGCGACATCGACCTGCTCGCGCCGATGGCGGCGAAGCACCTGGCCGTGGCGGCGGTGACCGTCACCACGCTCGATGCCGAACTGGCGCGCAAGCTGGAGCCGCGCGCGGCCACGCCGTCGAGGCGTTTGCGCACCATCCGCACGCTGGCCGAAGCGGGGATTCCGGTCGGCGTCAGCGTCGCGCCGGTCATCCCCTTCATCACCGACGATCACATGGAGCAGATTCTGGAGGCCGCGCGCGAAGCCGGCGCGATGTTCGCCAGCTACATCGTGCTGCGCCTGCCGCACGAGCTGGATGCCGTGTTCCAGGACTGGCTGGCGGCGCATTTCCCAGACCGTGCGCAGCGCGTGATGAACCGCATCCGCGACCTGCACGGCGGCCAGGACTACAACCCCGATTTCGGCACCCGCATGCGCGGCACCGGCATCTGGGCCGACCTGCTGCGCCAGCGTTTCTACAAGGCCGCCGACAGGCTCGGCTTCAGCTACCACCGCTACGACAAGCTGCGGCTGGATACAGCGCAGTTCAAGCCACCCGCACGCCCCGCCAGAGCCCGGCCCGTCGACGCGCGGCAGGGCAGCCTGTTCTGA
- a CDS encoding CobD/CbiB family protein, with protein sequence MTFFSVLCALILEQFRALSRDNPIYDIVRALAARAEEWFDTGQRRDAVLAWGLVTLPAVVVVALVHYLLSSISIGLAFLWNVLMVYLTLGFRQFSHYFTDIHEALRRDDLTAARLILSEWSGRDTADMPVNEIVRHTLECAIVAVHRHVFGVFFWFLVPIGPAGVVLYRGAEYLARHWSEPSMDRSPVLSLFARQAFRIIDYVPARLTAIGFAIVGDFEDAVYAWRNLAAKWNDEVNGILLAAGGGALGVRLGVPIAQRDSAERIADEDSAYPMDVGQEPTVRTLQSAVGLVWRAVVLWMLLLAMLSFAVWLG encoded by the coding sequence ATGACCTTTTTCTCCGTACTCTGCGCGCTGATTCTCGAGCAGTTCCGTGCGCTCAGCCGGGACAACCCGATCTACGACATCGTGCGCGCATTGGCCGCGCGGGCGGAAGAATGGTTTGACACGGGGCAGCGCCGCGATGCCGTGCTGGCGTGGGGCCTCGTCACGCTGCCGGCGGTGGTGGTGGTGGCGCTGGTGCACTACCTGCTGTCGTCGATCAGCATCGGGCTGGCGTTTCTGTGGAACGTGCTGATGGTCTACCTGACCCTCGGCTTCCGCCAGTTCAGCCACTACTTCACGGACATCCACGAAGCGCTGCGCCGCGACGATCTCACCGCGGCGCGGCTGATCCTCAGCGAATGGTCCGGGCGCGACACGGCCGACATGCCCGTCAACGAGATCGTGCGGCATACGCTGGAATGCGCGATCGTGGCGGTGCACCGCCACGTGTTCGGCGTGTTCTTCTGGTTCCTGGTGCCGATCGGGCCGGCCGGCGTGGTGCTGTATCGCGGCGCCGAATACCTGGCACGCCACTGGAGCGAGCCGTCGATGGACCGCAGCCCGGTGCTCAGCCTCTTTGCGCGCCAGGCGTTCCGCATCATCGACTATGTGCCGGCGCGGCTGACGGCGATTGGTTTCGCCATCGTCGGCGACTTTGAAGACGCCGTGTATGCCTGGCGCAACCTCGCCGCCAAATGGAACGATGAAGTGAACGGCATCCTGCTGGCGGCCGGCGGCGGCGCGCTGGGTGTGCGCCTGGGCGTACCGATCGCCCAGCGCGATTCCGCCGAGCGGATCGCCGACGAGGACAGCGCCTATCCGATGGATGTCGGGCAGGAGCCGACCGTGCGCACGCTGCAGTCCGCCGTGGGGCTGGTGTGGCGCGCGGTGGTGCTGTGGATGCTGCTGCTGGCGATGCTGTCGTTCGCCGTGTGGCTGGGCTGA
- the rsgA gene encoding ribosome small subunit-dependent GTPase A — translation MTRGKPGRAGHDRRHTSTGEHGLVIAAHGRHYLVEREGGGLLQCFPRGKRSECAVGDRVIFEATAVDQGVVVRVEERRNLLHRSDQFKSKQLAANIDQVLIMLGTEPGFSEDLLGRALVASESLGITPLILLNKIDLTARLETARARLALYRALGYAVVELSVHAAPEAAHAMLAPHVAGRASILIGQSGMGKSSLLNLLIPGVDAQTREISEKLDSGKHTTTFTRLYHLPSDWGQGGALIDSPGFQEFGLHHLSEGMLERAFPEFRPRLTECRFYNCRHLQEPGCGILGAMAEGKIDPRRHALYAQLLHESEQQKPW, via the coding sequence ATGACGCGCGGCAAACCGGGCCGCGCGGGTCACGACAGGCGGCACACCAGCACCGGCGAACATGGGCTGGTGATCGCCGCGCATGGCCGCCATTACCTCGTCGAGCGGGAAGGCGGCGGCCTGCTGCAATGCTTCCCGCGCGGCAAGCGCAGCGAATGCGCGGTCGGCGATCGCGTCATCTTCGAGGCCACCGCCGTCGACCAGGGCGTGGTGGTGCGCGTGGAGGAACGCCGCAACCTGCTGCACCGGTCCGACCAGTTCAAGTCCAAGCAGTTGGCCGCCAATATCGATCAGGTCCTGATCATGCTCGGCACCGAGCCGGGCTTTTCCGAAGACCTGCTCGGCCGCGCGCTGGTGGCGTCGGAGTCGCTGGGCATCACCCCGCTGATCCTGCTCAACAAGATCGACCTGACCGCGCGGCTGGAGACGGCCCGGGCGCGATTGGCGCTGTATCGGGCGCTCGGCTACGCGGTCGTGGAACTGTCGGTGCATGCCGCACCGGAGGCGGCGCACGCCATGCTGGCACCGCACGTGGCGGGGCGCGCCTCGATCCTGATCGGGCAGTCCGGCATGGGCAAGTCGTCGCTGCTGAACCTTCTGATTCCGGGCGTGGACGCGCAAACGCGCGAGATCTCGGAAAAGCTCGACTCCGGCAAGCACACCACGACCTTCACGCGGCTCTATCACCTGCCCTCCGACTGGGGCCAGGGCGGCGCGCTGATCGATTCGCCCGGCTTTCAGGAATTCGGCCTGCACCACCTGAGCGAAGGCATGCTGGAGCGCGCCTTCCCCGAATTCCGCCCGCGCCTGACCGAATGCCGCTTTTACAACTGCCGCCACCTGCAGGAGCCCGGCTGTGGCATCCTGGGTGCGATGGCCGAGGGCAAGATCGATCCGCGCCGCCACGCACTGTACGCGCAGCTGCTGCACGAATCGGAGCAACAGAAGCCCTGGTGA
- the rplS gene encoding 50S ribosomal protein L19, producing the protein MNLIEQIEQEEIKRLTANKTIPPFAPGDTVIVNVNVVEGNRKRVQAYEGVVIAKRNRGLNSSFIVRKISSGEGVERTFQLYSPLLASIEVKRRGDVRRAKLYYLRQRSGKSARIKEKLTFKRKEVAAQ; encoded by the coding sequence ATGAATCTCATCGAGCAAATCGAGCAGGAAGAAATCAAGCGCCTGACGGCCAACAAGACGATCCCCCCGTTCGCCCCTGGCGACACCGTGATCGTCAACGTGAACGTCGTTGAAGGCAACCGCAAGCGTGTGCAGGCGTATGAAGGCGTGGTGATTGCCAAGCGCAATCGCGGCCTGAATTCGTCGTTCATCGTGCGCAAGATTTCTTCGGGCGAAGGCGTGGAGCGTACGTTCCAGCTGTACTCGCCGCTGCTGGCCAGCATCGAAGTGAAGCGTCGCGGCGATGTTCGCCGTGCCAAGCTGTACTACCTGCGCCAGCGCTCGGGCAAGTCGGCACGCATCAAGGAAAAGCTGACCTTCAAGCGCAAGGAAGTCGCTGCGCAATAA
- a CDS encoding putative signal transducing protein produces the protein MKLLVSSPSLGLAAHWQNVLAAAGIRTELRNIYLSSVAGDVPPQDCAAQVWLVHPEQEPQAQALLDQARHPPAGPTWRCPHCGEEHEPQFAQCWRCGKDRDAIA, from the coding sequence ATGAAACTGCTGGTCAGCAGTCCATCGCTCGGCCTGGCGGCACACTGGCAAAACGTGCTGGCCGCGGCCGGTATCCGCACGGAGCTGCGCAACATCTACCTGAGCAGCGTGGCGGGCGACGTCCCGCCGCAGGACTGCGCCGCGCAGGTCTGGCTGGTCCATCCGGAGCAGGAACCGCAGGCCCAGGCACTGCTGGACCAGGCACGCCATCCGCCGGCCGGACCGACGTGGCGCTGCCCGCATTGCGGCGAGGAGCACGAGCCGCAGTTCGCCCAGTGCTGGCGCTGCGGCAAGGATCGCGACGCGATCGCCTAA
- the rpsP gene encoding 30S ribosomal protein S16, which yields MVVIRLARGGSKNRPFFNIVAADSRNRRDGRFIERVGFYNPVATEGEEGLRIAQDRLSYWQGVGAQLSPTVARLVKQGAKKAAA from the coding sequence ATGGTCGTGATCCGTCTGGCCCGCGGTGGCTCCAAGAATCGCCCGTTCTTCAACATCGTTGCGGCCGATTCGCGTAATCGCCGTGACGGCCGTTTCATCGAGCGCGTGGGTTTTTATAACCCGGTCGCCACGGAAGGTGAAGAAGGTCTGCGCATTGCCCAAGACCGCCTGTCGTACTGGCAAGGCGTGGGCGCGCAACTGTCGCCGACCGTTGCCCGTCTGGTGAAGCAAGGCGCCAAGAAGGCGGCTGCCTAA
- the trmD gene encoding tRNA (guanosine(37)-N1)-methyltransferase TrmD translates to MQFDVISLFPEMFRALTDWGITSRAAKQQVYTLRTWNPRDFTTDNYRTVDDRPYGGGPGMVMLAKPLEAALDAIRETQAPAPSHVVLLSPQGRPLTHRRVMELAQLPALTLLCGRYEAIDQRLVDRRVDEEISLGDFVLSGGEIAAMAIIDAVVRQLPGVLGDAQSAVQDSFVNGLLDCPHYTRPEEYEGVRVPDVLLGGHHAEIEKWRRQQALLNTMRKRPDLIEAARRQGLLSRSDEVFLAAAATTAKGSDASLSEAPAK, encoded by the coding sequence ATGCAGTTCGATGTCATCTCGCTGTTCCCGGAGATGTTCCGGGCGTTGACCGACTGGGGGATCACCAGCCGGGCAGCCAAGCAGCAGGTGTACACGTTGCGCACCTGGAACCCGCGCGATTTCACGACGGACAATTACCGTACCGTGGACGACCGACCCTATGGCGGTGGCCCCGGCATGGTGATGCTGGCCAAGCCGCTGGAAGCCGCACTCGATGCGATCCGCGAGACGCAGGCGCCCGCGCCGTCGCATGTGGTGCTGCTGTCGCCGCAAGGCCGGCCGCTGACCCACCGGCGGGTGATGGAGTTGGCGCAGCTGCCGGCGCTGACGCTGCTGTGCGGCCGCTACGAGGCCATCGACCAGCGTCTGGTCGACCGGCGCGTCGATGAAGAAATCAGCCTCGGCGATTTCGTGCTGTCCGGCGGTGAGATCGCCGCCATGGCCATCATCGACGCCGTGGTGCGGCAACTGCCCGGGGTGCTGGGCGATGCGCAGTCGGCGGTGCAGGACAGTTTCGTCAACGGCCTGCTGGATTGCCCACATTACACGCGGCCGGAAGAATACGAAGGCGTGCGCGTGCCCGATGTGCTGCTGGGCGGCCACCACGCCGAGATCGAGAAGTGGCGCCGTCAGCAGGCGCTGTTGAATACGATGCGCAAGCGGCCCGATTTGATCGAGGCGGCGCGCAGGCAAGGTTTGTTGTCCCGCAGCGATGAGGTCTTCCTCGCTGCCGCGGCGACGACGGCAAAGGGGTCGGACGCTTCCCTATCGGAAGCCCCGGCCAAGTGA
- a CDS encoding NINE protein — protein MPTTAPLKKSKLLTVLLAFLFGSMGAHRFYLKGGRDFWAWTQVAALALGIIGVALLWSTDRSSLPGWACAIIGAASVLAGFLSALVYGLRPDDRWDAQFNPDGSPTRSGWPVVLLAILTLMIGTGLLMAGLAITFQTYFESQVQAAKELSQ, from the coding sequence ATGCCTACAACTGCTCCGCTCAAGAAATCCAAACTGCTGACCGTGCTGCTCGCCTTCCTGTTCGGCAGCATGGGTGCCCATCGCTTCTATCTGAAAGGCGGACGCGACTTCTGGGCGTGGACGCAAGTCGCGGCCCTGGCGCTCGGCATCATCGGTGTCGCCTTGCTGTGGTCGACGGATCGGAGCAGCCTGCCCGGCTGGGCGTGCGCGATCATCGGCGCGGCCTCGGTGCTCGCCGGCTTTCTGTCGGCGCTGGTCTACGGGCTGCGCCCCGATGACCGATGGGACGCGCAATTCAATCCGGACGGCTCGCCGACACGCTCGGGCTGGCCGGTCGTGCTGCTGGCGATCCTCACGCTGATGATCGGCACCGGCCTGCTCATGGCCGGCCTCGCCATCACCTTCCAGACCTATTTCGAATCGCAGGTGCAGGCCGCGAAAGAACTGTCGCAGTAG
- a CDS encoding Lrp/AsnC ligand binding domain-containing protein has translation MRTQRKPVRALDKLDRRILDLLQKDGRLSMKELSDAVGLTITPCIERVKRLERERFILGYYARLNPAMLGASLLVFVEISLGSKSGNMFDQFRREVLRIPEVLECHLVSGDFDYLIKARIREMSEYRRLLGDILLQLPGAVQSKSYIVMEEIKETLAIDATGEDA, from the coding sequence ATGCGAACCCAGCGAAAGCCCGTGCGCGCCCTCGACAAGCTCGACCGGCGCATCCTCGACCTGCTGCAGAAGGACGGCCGGCTGTCCATGAAGGAGCTGTCCGACGCGGTCGGCCTGACCATCACGCCCTGCATCGAGCGGGTCAAGCGGCTGGAGCGGGAGCGCTTCATCCTCGGCTACTACGCGCGGCTGAACCCGGCCATGCTCGGCGCATCGCTGCTCGTGTTCGTGGAGATCAGCCTGGGCAGCAAGTCCGGCAACATGTTCGATCAGTTCCGGCGCGAGGTCCTGCGCATTCCCGAGGTGCTGGAATGCCACCTCGTCTCCGGCGATTTCGACTACCTCATCAAGGCGCGCATCCGCGAGATGAGCGAGTACCGGCGCCTGCTCGGCGACATCCTGCTGCAGCTGCCGGGCGCGGTGCAGTCCAAGAGCTACATCGTGATGGAAGAGATCAAGGAGACGCTTGCCATCGACGCGACCGGCGAAGACGCGTAG